One genomic window of Psychrobacillus sp. INOP01 includes the following:
- a CDS encoding amidohydrolase family protein, giving the protein MVDLIIRNGKIIDGTGSPWYYGDIAVKEGKIEKIGLLTDVQAQKEIDAKGLVVSPGFIDMHTHSDLVILEEPLIEAKVRQGITTDLLGQDGIAAAPLPQEYVSTWQKNLAGLDGTPAVDWDWQTVGEYIEKIKRNKPSYNLAVLAPHGNIRMEVMGLANRPATDEEIKRMQDVLRRSLDEGAVGLSTGLIYLPCCFAEMKELESLCQVIAEYGVPLVIHQRSEGDEILESMDELIAMMKRCGAHLHFSHLKNCGKDNWHKTADVLKKIDEARNAGLEVTFDQYPYIAGSTMLSAILPPWAHDGGTEEMLKRLEDLQLRDQIKNEMSTALKGWDSIAKWAGWSGIIITSVETTEKQYCVSKTIEEIAKIDGKDEADVALDLILHEKNNVGMIDFVMNEESVKMILAHPAGTVGSDGLLGGEPHPRAYGSFPRILGKYVREEKVTTLEEMIRRMTSQPARIIGLQDRGIIREGLAADIVIFNPDTIIDQATFEKPRQHNVGIETVIVNGQVVVHGEEAYRKPAGIVIQRQYNIKHKQLSNTK; this is encoded by the coding sequence ATGGTAGATTTAATCATTAGAAACGGCAAGATCATTGATGGTACAGGATCACCTTGGTATTACGGAGATATTGCTGTTAAAGAAGGGAAAATCGAAAAAATAGGGTTACTAACTGATGTACAGGCACAAAAAGAGATCGATGCAAAAGGATTAGTAGTATCACCTGGGTTTATCGATATGCACACTCATTCTGATTTAGTGATATTAGAAGAGCCATTAATAGAAGCAAAAGTACGCCAAGGAATTACGACAGATTTATTGGGACAGGATGGAATTGCTGCTGCTCCGCTTCCGCAGGAGTACGTGTCTACTTGGCAGAAAAATCTAGCTGGATTAGACGGAACACCAGCAGTAGATTGGGACTGGCAGACTGTTGGTGAATATATTGAAAAAATTAAACGAAATAAACCAAGTTACAATTTAGCTGTTTTGGCACCACATGGAAATATTCGTATGGAGGTAATGGGCTTAGCAAACCGCCCAGCTACTGATGAAGAAATTAAGAGAATGCAAGATGTTCTCCGAAGATCTTTAGATGAGGGAGCAGTAGGTCTTTCTACGGGATTAATATACCTTCCTTGTTGCTTTGCGGAAATGAAAGAACTTGAATCATTATGTCAAGTAATTGCTGAATATGGTGTACCGCTAGTAATTCATCAGCGTAGTGAAGGTGATGAAATTTTAGAATCAATGGATGAGTTAATCGCAATGATGAAACGATGTGGGGCTCATCTGCATTTCTCTCATTTGAAAAATTGTGGCAAAGACAATTGGCATAAAACAGCTGATGTTTTAAAGAAAATTGATGAAGCTCGAAATGCAGGATTAGAAGTTACATTTGATCAATATCCATACATTGCAGGTAGTACAATGCTAAGTGCAATTTTACCACCATGGGCACATGATGGAGGAACTGAAGAAATGTTAAAGCGTCTTGAAGATTTGCAATTACGTGACCAAATTAAAAATGAAATGTCGACCGCTCTTAAAGGCTGGGATAGTATTGCAAAATGGGCTGGATGGAGTGGCATCATTATCACATCAGTCGAAACAACTGAAAAACAATACTGTGTTAGTAAAACAATTGAAGAAATTGCAAAAATTGATGGTAAAGATGAGGCCGATGTCGCATTGGACTTAATTCTTCATGAAAAAAATAACGTTGGCATGATTGATTTTGTTATGAATGAAGAATCGGTGAAGATGATCTTAGCACATCCTGCTGGAACGGTAGGTTCTGATGGATTGTTAGGAGGAGAACCACATCCTCGTGCATACGGGTCCTTCCCTCGCATTTTAGGGAAATATGTGAGAGAAGAAAAGGTAACGACGCTTGAAGAAATGATTCGTCGTATGACATCCCAACCTGCTCGTATTATTGGATTACAGGATAGAGGAATAATCCGTGAGGGACTGGCAGCGGATATTGTGATTTTTAATCCAGACACAATTATAGATCAAGCAACTTTTGAAAAGCCGCGTCAACACAATGTTGGTATTGAAACAGTTATTGTTAACGGGCAAGTAGTTGTTCATGGGGAAGAGGCATACCGAAAACCTGCTGGAATTGTTATTCAACGTCAATATAACATCAAGCATAAGCAGCTTTCTAATACAAAATAA
- a CDS encoding TetR/AcrR family transcriptional regulator, giving the protein MTEIVKKQLRGEKTKKKILEVALKLFAEKGFNKVTVDHIVKKSNTSKGSFYQHFRTKSDVFLVRFKEVDTFYLEVYKSFPADMDPIEKLIIFSQKLMHFLEKEMGKDLMKVIYSAALESDEHTYFLDTNRYLFKILRKLLEEAIEKDRIDPEYSIEDTLTMVTQTYMGAIYHWGLQATDRSLESFSMPLIQTLLKGISK; this is encoded by the coding sequence ATGACTGAAATAGTGAAAAAACAGCTTAGGGGAGAAAAAACAAAGAAAAAGATTTTAGAAGTTGCATTGAAGCTCTTTGCCGAAAAAGGATTTAATAAAGTGACTGTTGACCATATAGTAAAGAAAAGTAATACTTCCAAAGGATCCTTTTATCAACATTTCAGGACAAAATCAGATGTGTTCTTAGTGCGCTTTAAGGAAGTAGATACTTTTTATTTGGAAGTATACAAATCTTTTCCAGCAGACATGGACCCAATTGAAAAACTAATCATTTTCTCACAGAAATTAATGCACTTTTTAGAGAAAGAGATGGGGAAAGACTTGATGAAGGTTATATATAGTGCCGCGTTAGAGTCGGATGAACATACATACTTTTTAGATACCAATCGTTATCTTTTTAAAATCTTGCGAAAATTATTAGAGGAAGCTATTGAAAAAGATAGAATCGACCCGGAGTATTCGATTGAAGATACGTTAACTATGGTTACGCAGACCTATATGGGAGCCATATATCATTGGGGTTTGCAAGCCACGGACAGAAGTTTAGAATCTTTTTCCATGCCTCTTATACAAACTTTACTGAAGGGGATTTCAAAATAA
- a CDS encoding cytosine permease: protein MNLKNNDIMPTTDKERDINLIDFVLLWAGMTIGIAGFAVGAQLYPGLSPTSIVQATIVAYVIVTVLLLLNGDIGMKYGLPFTVYMRACFGYKGAHIPGIIRTIPCLFWFGFQTWVGALALHEIVKIFLGHSNLTILIILFAAVQIFNAIYGMKAMAKFDYLAIPALTIVLGVTVIWLLKNNNATMTDIFAISGNGSTAFSFAIMGVAGGWITMALNSPDLTRKLKRSKNYEDNTNFWNTNKRALFGQTIGLVLVGSLVIMVGMIAGVLTGVWNPIDVLVSAFAESNVWILIIAFITIIFAQWSTNIAANLMPPAYIIINMFPKLNFKWGIIISGIIGILILPWKFSDYLVQFQVITSGLLGPICGIMIADYYLVRKRKLNIEDFYQYGGAFTYQKDFNLIAVISLVLSFAIGCIFPDYIFFISFLLSILIYTPFMKRKVV from the coding sequence TTGAATTTAAAAAATAACGATATCATGCCAACCACTGACAAGGAAAGAGATATTAACTTAATAGACTTTGTTTTATTGTGGGCAGGAATGACAATTGGTATCGCTGGATTCGCTGTAGGCGCTCAATTGTATCCAGGATTATCTCCAACCTCTATTGTTCAAGCTACAATAGTAGCCTATGTAATTGTAACTGTCTTACTTTTGCTAAATGGAGATATAGGTATGAAATATGGATTACCTTTCACAGTTTATATGCGTGCATGCTTTGGATATAAAGGCGCTCATATACCTGGAATTATTAGAACTATACCATGCTTGTTTTGGTTCGGTTTTCAAACATGGGTTGGAGCACTCGCATTACATGAAATAGTTAAAATATTTTTGGGTCATTCAAACCTTACTATATTGATAATTCTATTTGCGGCAGTACAAATTTTCAATGCGATTTATGGGATGAAAGCAATGGCGAAGTTTGATTATTTGGCAATTCCAGCACTAACAATTGTTTTAGGTGTTACAGTGATATGGCTTCTAAAAAATAACAATGCCACAATGACAGATATATTTGCTATTAGTGGTAACGGTTCAACTGCATTTAGTTTTGCTATAATGGGTGTCGCAGGCGGATGGATTACAATGGCCTTAAACAGTCCAGATTTAACTAGAAAACTAAAAAGATCGAAAAACTATGAAGATAACACCAACTTTTGGAACACAAATAAAAGGGCATTATTTGGGCAAACAATTGGGTTGGTACTTGTTGGCAGTTTAGTCATAATGGTTGGCATGATAGCAGGAGTATTAACGGGTGTGTGGAATCCAATTGATGTGTTAGTATCAGCTTTTGCTGAATCTAATGTTTGGATTTTAATCATAGCCTTCATCACAATTATCTTTGCCCAATGGTCAACAAACATAGCTGCGAATTTAATGCCACCTGCCTATATAATAATTAATATGTTTCCTAAACTAAATTTTAAATGGGGAATAATTATTTCTGGAATTATAGGTATTCTGATTCTACCTTGGAAATTCAGTGATTACTTAGTACAATTTCAAGTAATTACATCGGGACTATTAGGACCGATTTGCGGAATTATGATTGCTGATTATTACTTAGTAAGAAAAAGAAAATTAAATATCGAAGATTTTTATCAATACGGAGGAGCTTTTACTTATCAAAAGGATTTTAATTTAATTGCAGTTATAAGTTTAGTTTTGTCATTCGCAATAGGTTGTATCTTTCCAGATTATATTTTCTTTATTAGCTTTCTACTAAGTATCTTAATCTATACACCATTTATGAAAAGAAAAGTTGTTTAG
- the hydA gene encoding dihydropyrimidinase produces MSILIKSGTIVNSSSSYVGDIEIDKGKIIAIGLELPTKKGMTVIDATNKYVIPGIIDVHTHVDHFGGKQKTEDNFFEGTKSAAFGGTTTIIDFAIQAGNEDTESAIARRKSEAKNLACIDYSLHAHLKETSSGSDPKLKIQSIIEEGIPTFKIFTTYRDAGFMIDDYNCLEYMKILSENNGLLMVHAENDAICESITNKLIETDTASVINYPKSRPIIAEVEAISKIILFAKKTDVSVYFVHVTTEEGLKLIENAQKSGMKIFAETCTHYLVLNEEVYKRDDGYKFIMAPPLRKENDIDYLWEGIRNRSISVVSSDHCAYSSDKKVKGEHNFTEVSPGLQGIEMLLPLVYSEGVCKNRITINDLVRILCENPAEIFGLKNTKGKISLGYDADLVIINPSLEWEMTDTNHNMMTDFNPYSGYKVKGRPEYVLSNGKMIVDNFEFKGEKGQGRFIKRYLH; encoded by the coding sequence TTGAGCATTTTAATTAAATCTGGAACTATTGTTAATAGTTCCAGTAGTTATGTTGGGGATATAGAAATAGATAAGGGTAAAATCATAGCTATTGGATTAGAACTGCCTACTAAGAAGGGTATGACAGTAATTGATGCCACTAATAAATATGTAATTCCAGGAATTATTGATGTCCACACACATGTTGATCACTTTGGTGGTAAACAAAAAACGGAAGATAACTTTTTTGAAGGAACTAAGTCAGCTGCTTTTGGTGGTACGACAACTATTATTGATTTTGCAATTCAAGCTGGTAATGAAGATACAGAGAGTGCAATTGCTAGAAGAAAATCTGAAGCTAAGAATCTTGCATGTATTGATTATTCCTTACATGCTCATTTGAAAGAAACTAGTAGTGGTAGTGATCCTAAGTTGAAAATACAATCTATTATAGAAGAGGGTATACCAACTTTTAAGATTTTTACAACTTATCGAGATGCAGGATTCATGATTGATGATTATAACTGTCTGGAATATATGAAAATATTAAGTGAAAATAACGGTCTCCTTATGGTTCATGCCGAAAATGATGCTATTTGTGAATCCATAACAAATAAATTGATAGAAACAGATACTGCTAGTGTTATTAACTATCCTAAAAGTCGACCAATTATTGCTGAGGTTGAAGCAATTTCAAAAATTATTCTTTTCGCTAAAAAAACAGATGTAAGCGTATATTTCGTTCACGTTACAACTGAAGAAGGGCTAAAGCTTATTGAAAATGCTCAGAAAAGTGGAATGAAAATTTTTGCAGAAACTTGCACGCACTATTTAGTCTTGAATGAAGAGGTATACAAAAGGGATGATGGTTACAAATTCATAATGGCACCACCTCTAAGAAAAGAGAATGATATCGACTACCTGTGGGAAGGCATTAGGAATCGAAGTATATCTGTTGTTAGTAGCGATCATTGTGCATACAGTTCAGATAAAAAAGTTAAAGGAGAGCATAATTTTACTGAAGTATCACCTGGCTTACAAGGAATTGAAATGTTATTGCCATTAGTATATTCAGAAGGTGTTTGCAAAAATAGAATTACCATTAATGACTTAGTGAGAATTCTTTGTGAAAACCCCGCTGAGATTTTCGGTTTGAAGAATACAAAAGGAAAAATATCTTTAGGATACGATGCAGATTTAGTAATAATTAATCCATCATTGGAATGGGAAATGACAGATACAAATCATAATATGATGACCGACTTCAATCCTTATTCAGGTTATAAAGTAAAAGGACGTCCCGAGTATGTGCTTAGTAATGGGAAGATGATTGTTGATAATTTCGAATTTAAAGGAGAAAAAGGACAAGGAAGATTTATAAAAAGATATTTACACTAA
- a CDS encoding NCS1 family nucleobase:cation symporter-1: MQNKFQNQIDDIIELNEVGIEEIKKHKNNYTESTRPISKAERSWGAFSMGNLWIGMIVSIAVYQVASGLIVAGMTWYQALFTIVLGHTLVMGFALILGHFGTKYGLNFPMLCKMAFGTKGVIIPALIRGIIGCFWFGVQAWIGGQAVNAILKTFIPAWSNLEFFGLIIAFLLFWLLNVYIAWSGSKGVKMLQDYAAPLLILLSLVVIIWSLNTANWSFSVLLSEPILHGNGETSFAILFFPALSAMIAFDAGIALSMADFTRYSKSQKAQIKGQIISAPLITLFIAFVGICGTAGASIAFNEAIWEPAVLVGHFENPFVVVIFSTFIIMAVLTTNVAANLVPPINVIATIFARNISYKQATLIASVLALIGQPWKTLATPDALIFDVLGILGAILGPVSGLFIVSYLFVHKTKVDLVSIYREDGGKYFYKNGWNVEIISILLLSTIFIILGKYYSPLQIIFDNAYVLGSIGAGLIYYLVIKLKNKEFQIMPEGDLEQ; this comes from the coding sequence ATGCAAAATAAATTTCAGAATCAAATTGATGACATAATTGAACTTAATGAAGTTGGGATTGAAGAGATAAAAAAGCATAAAAACAATTACACAGAGTCCACAAGACCAATATCTAAAGCAGAACGTTCTTGGGGTGCCTTCAGTATGGGTAATCTATGGATTGGGATGATTGTGTCTATTGCGGTATATCAAGTAGCCAGTGGATTAATCGTTGCAGGTATGACTTGGTATCAGGCATTATTTACAATTGTCTTAGGACACACTTTAGTAATGGGATTTGCGTTAATATTAGGTCATTTTGGTACAAAATATGGATTGAATTTCCCAATGTTGTGCAAAATGGCTTTTGGTACTAAAGGTGTTATCATTCCAGCTTTAATACGAGGTATAATTGGTTGTTTCTGGTTTGGCGTGCAAGCATGGATAGGAGGTCAAGCTGTCAATGCTATATTAAAAACCTTTATACCAGCTTGGAGTAATTTAGAATTTTTTGGGTTAATAATTGCATTTTTATTATTTTGGTTATTAAACGTCTATATTGCTTGGTCAGGATCTAAAGGTGTTAAAATGCTACAAGACTATGCAGCACCATTATTAATACTACTAAGTTTGGTAGTAATAATATGGAGCTTAAACACAGCGAACTGGAGCTTTAGCGTTCTATTATCAGAGCCAATACTCCATGGTAATGGAGAAACCTCATTTGCTATATTATTCTTCCCTGCTTTATCTGCAATGATTGCATTTGATGCAGGCATTGCTCTTTCGATGGCTGATTTTACTAGATACAGTAAATCTCAAAAGGCGCAAATTAAAGGGCAAATCATTAGTGCTCCACTTATCACTCTATTCATTGCCTTTGTTGGTATCTGCGGTACTGCTGGAGCTTCAATAGCTTTTAATGAGGCTATTTGGGAACCTGCTGTTTTAGTAGGACATTTTGAGAATCCTTTTGTAGTTGTGATATTCTCAACGTTTATAATTATGGCTGTTTTGACAACCAATGTTGCAGCGAATTTAGTACCTCCAATTAATGTAATAGCAACAATTTTCGCAAGAAATATTAGCTATAAACAGGCCACTCTTATAGCATCGGTTTTGGCTTTAATCGGGCAGCCGTGGAAAACTTTAGCAACTCCGGATGCACTAATATTTGACGTATTAGGTATTTTAGGAGCAATACTTGGACCTGTTTCTGGTCTATTTATAGTGTCGTATCTTTTTGTACACAAAACAAAAGTGGATTTAGTTTCTATTTATAGGGAAGATGGGGGAAAATATTTTTATAAAAATGGTTGGAATGTGGAAATCATCTCCATTCTACTTCTATCTACAATTTTCATAATATTAGGAAAATATTATAGTCCTTTGCAAATAATATTTGACAACGCATATGTTTTAGGAAGTATAGGTGCTGGATTAATATACTATTTAGTAATTAAATTAAAAAACAAAGAATTCCAAATTATGCCTGAAGGAGATTTAGAACAGTGA
- a CDS encoding YgeY family selenium metabolism-linked hydrolase: protein MIQLRVDEIVTLCQNLIQSPSLSGQEKEVAKKIQDFANQHKFDEVTVDRFGNIAVVINGVEPGPTVLFDGHIDTVPVFEENWTVNPYEAIVKDGKIWGRGTSDMKGSVTAMLLAAKYFAEDCQKNFKGKIVISCSVHEECFEGVATRLVSEQHQPNYVVIGEATNLKLNIGQRGRAEVIVEIFGKSAHSSNPDAGINAVNKMVTLIAEINQLKNEEHPILGKGILELTDFISSPYPGASVVPSHARVTFDRRLLVNETRESVLEPIQKIIDRLELEDEQFNAKVSFSSGSELCYTGETIEAERFFPAWLYEANEDFIAQTFENLKKIIPQTELSHYSFCTNGSHFAGEANIPTIGFGPSLEKLAHIDDEYIEIEQLVKATEGYISIMETLTNL from the coding sequence AAGACTTTGCGAATCAGCATAAATTTGATGAAGTAACAGTTGATCGATTTGGGAATATTGCGGTGGTTATAAATGGTGTTGAGCCAGGACCAACAGTGCTATTTGATGGTCATATTGATACGGTACCGGTATTTGAAGAAAATTGGACTGTTAATCCTTATGAAGCAATAGTAAAAGACGGAAAGATATGGGGGCGCGGAACTTCAGATATGAAAGGTTCTGTCACTGCTATGCTTTTAGCGGCAAAATACTTTGCTGAAGATTGCCAGAAAAATTTTAAGGGTAAGATTGTTATTTCTTGTAGTGTGCATGAAGAATGTTTTGAAGGAGTAGCAACAAGGTTAGTCAGTGAACAGCATCAACCTAATTATGTGGTTATTGGTGAAGCAACAAATTTAAAGTTAAATATTGGTCAACGTGGTCGAGCTGAAGTAATTGTAGAGATATTTGGAAAATCAGCCCACTCTTCAAATCCAGATGCAGGGATCAATGCAGTAAATAAAATGGTCACACTAATAGCTGAAATTAACCAATTAAAGAATGAAGAACATCCAATTTTAGGTAAAGGTATCTTGGAGCTAACTGATTTCATTTCTTCACCATATCCAGGAGCTTCAGTTGTCCCTTCTCATGCTCGAGTAACATTTGACCGTCGTTTATTAGTAAATGAAACACGTGAATCCGTGTTAGAACCAATACAAAAAATCATTGATCGTTTAGAACTAGAAGATGAGCAGTTTAATGCAAAAGTAAGCTTTTCAAGTGGCAGTGAGCTTTGCTATACAGGTGAAACAATTGAAGCAGAACGTTTTTTTCCTGCTTGGTTATATGAAGCAAATGAAGATTTTATCGCTCAAACATTTGAAAATTTAAAGAAAATTATTCCTCAGACAGAGCTTTCACACTACTCGTTCTGTACAAACGGAAGCCATTTTGCAGGTGAGGCTAATATTCCTACTATCGGGTTTGGCCCATCCTTAGAAAAACTTGCGCATATTGATGATGAGTACATTGAAATTGAACAACTTGTCAAGGCAACAGAAGGCTATATTTCAATTATGGAAACACTAACAAACTTATAA
- a CDS encoding aspartate/glutamate racemase family protein, which produces MNILVLNPNTSLSMSSEITNTLNKISGLNSNFVIANPDFGVDSLESFYEYNLATFGCIRYINNTSINYDGILLACFGDPGLYALKEIAKTPVIGIAEAAMSTALLLGRKFGILVASQKAVPMMESLVREYGLESRLSSILTINIPVSKIEENKVNSYENLYKMGMRMLEEGAEVIILGCAGMTGFSSKLSKDLNVPVVDPIECGFNLLENLIKQNLKISKIAFYKEPEQKEIFKRELLDK; this is translated from the coding sequence GTGAATATTTTAGTTTTAAATCCCAATACCTCATTGAGCATGAGCTCTGAGATTACCAATACTCTTAATAAGATAAGCGGGCTAAATTCGAATTTTGTTATTGCAAACCCAGATTTTGGAGTAGATTCTTTAGAATCCTTTTATGAATATAATTTGGCTACATTTGGTTGTATTAGGTATATAAATAATACAAGTATAAATTATGATGGAATCCTCTTAGCTTGTTTTGGTGATCCAGGATTATATGCTCTAAAAGAAATTGCAAAAACCCCGGTTATTGGTATTGCTGAAGCCGCAATGTCAACTGCCTTATTGTTAGGTAGAAAATTTGGGATTTTGGTTGCATCTCAAAAAGCTGTACCGATGATGGAATCTTTGGTGCGTGAATACGGTTTGGAATCAAGATTATCAAGTATATTAACAATAAATATTCCAGTTTCAAAAATTGAAGAAAATAAAGTAAATAGCTATGAAAACTTATACAAAATGGGTATGAGAATGCTTGAGGAGGGAGCTGAAGTAATTATTCTTGGATGTGCAGGAATGACAGGTTTTAGTTCTAAGCTTTCTAAAGATTTAAATGTACCGGTAGTAGATCCAATCGAATGTGGATTCAATTTATTAGAGAATTTAATTAAACAAAATTTAAAAATTTCAAAGATAGCATTTTATAAAGAACCTGAACAAAAAGAGATATTCAAAAGAGAATTATTAGATAAATAA
- the hydA gene encoding dihydropyrimidinase — MKKTIIKNGILVTSEKVVQEDLLIEDGKIKKIGAEIEDIDAEIIQAEGNYVFPGGVDAHTHFDLQSGIHRTVDNYYTASIAAACGGTTTIIDHLSFGPVNCSLQHRVDEYHNLASGKSVIDYSFHSVIQHVNNKILNEIDELIAEGITSFKIYMTYDFKLLDYEILQVMQKIKEVGGVLTVHAENHGIIETLRKKFISEKKIEPIFHAKSRPDYCEAEAIWRLIQLAEVIGDVSLYIVHLSSKKGLDILNYAKQNGYNNVFVETCPQYLTLTDEKYLESDGLKYVMSPPLRKKHDLNALWEGLSNNSIDVIGTDHCPFLYSTDKQDGKNDFTMCPNGVPGVEERFRLIFSEGVVKKRITLQQFVNVISTNPAKIFGLYPKKGDLKVGFDADIVIFNPNIEEKISINKLHSSADYSVYEGVNVTGRIECVLQRGNILFQKGEFRGLKGQGEFIKRSPQRKSL, encoded by the coding sequence TTGAAAAAAACGATTATTAAAAATGGTATTTTAGTTACCTCAGAAAAAGTAGTACAAGAGGATTTATTAATCGAAGATGGGAAAATTAAAAAGATTGGGGCAGAAATAGAAGATATTGATGCAGAAATTATCCAAGCTGAGGGGAATTATGTTTTTCCAGGCGGGGTAGATGCACATACACATTTTGATTTGCAATCTGGTATTCATCGTACTGTCGACAATTATTACACAGCTAGCATTGCTGCAGCTTGTGGAGGCACGACAACTATAATTGATCATTTATCCTTTGGCCCAGTGAATTGTTCTTTACAACATCGCGTAGATGAATATCACAATTTAGCTTCTGGAAAATCCGTCATAGATTATTCGTTTCATAGTGTAATACAACATGTTAATAATAAAATTTTGAACGAAATAGATGAACTCATAGCTGAAGGTATTACTAGCTTCAAGATATACATGACCTATGATTTTAAGTTGTTAGATTATGAAATTTTACAGGTTATGCAAAAAATTAAAGAAGTAGGTGGTGTGCTGACAGTTCATGCAGAAAATCATGGAATTATTGAGACATTAAGAAAAAAGTTCATCTCGGAAAAGAAAATAGAACCTATTTTCCATGCGAAAAGCCGACCAGATTATTGTGAAGCAGAAGCAATTTGGAGATTAATTCAATTAGCTGAGGTAATTGGAGATGTTTCACTGTATATTGTGCATCTATCCTCAAAAAAAGGGTTAGATATTTTAAATTATGCTAAACAAAATGGATACAACAATGTATTTGTAGAAACGTGTCCTCAATATTTAACACTAACAGATGAAAAATATTTAGAAAGTGATGGCTTAAAATACGTTATGTCTCCACCACTACGGAAAAAACATGACTTAAATGCTTTGTGGGAGGGATTATCAAACAATAGCATAGATGTAATTGGCACAGATCATTGTCCTTTTTTATACTCTACGGATAAACAAGATGGTAAGAATGACTTTACTATGTGTCCAAATGGTGTGCCAGGTGTTGAAGAAAGATTTCGTTTAATTTTTTCTGAAGGTGTAGTAAAGAAGAGGATTACACTTCAGCAATTTGTAAATGTAATAAGTACAAATCCCGCTAAAATTTTTGGCCTCTATCCAAAAAAAGGAGATTTAAAGGTAGGTTTTGATGCAGACATAGTAATTTTTAACCCGAATATAGAAGAAAAAATAAGTATTAATAAATTGCATAGTTCAGCAGATTATTCAGTATATGAAGGAGTCAATGTTACAGGCCGTATAGAATGTGTGTTACAGCGAGGTAATATACTTTTTCAAAAAGGAGAATTCAGAGGCCTTAAAGGTCAAGGGGAATTTATAAAAAGAAGTCCTCAGAGAAAATCCTTGTAA